From one Solanum stenotomum isolate F172 chromosome 12, ASM1918654v1, whole genome shotgun sequence genomic stretch:
- the LOC125849310 gene encoding 3-hydroxy-3-methylglutaryl-coenzyme A reductase 2 encodes MDVRRRSENPVYPSKVFAADEKPLKPHKNQQQEDNNTLLIDASDALPLPLYLTNGLFFTMFFSVMYFLLSRWREKIRNSTPLHVVTLSELGAIVSLIASVIYLLGFFGIGFVQTFVSRGNNDSWDENDEEFLLKEDSRCGPATTLGCAPPARQIAPMAPPQPAMSVAEKPAPLITPASSEEDEEIIKSVVQGKIPSYSLESKLGDCKRAASIRKEVMQRITGKSLEGLPLEGFNYESILGQCCEMPIGYVQIPVGIAGPLLLNGKEFSVPMATTEGCLVASTNRGCKAIYASGGATCILLRDGMTRAPCVRFGTAKRAAELKFFVEDPIKFETLANVFNQSSRFARLQRIQCAIAGKNLYMRFVCSTGDAMGMNMVSKGVQNVLDYLQNEYPDMDVIGISGNFCSDKKPSAVNWIEGRGKSVVCEAIITEEVVKKVLKTEVAALVELNMLKNLTGSAMAGALGGFNAHASNIVSAVFIATGQDPAQNIESSHCITMMEAVNDGKDLHISVTMPSIEVGTVGGGTQLASQSACLNLLGVKGANREAPGSNARLLATVVAGSVLAGELSLMSAISAGQLVNSHMKYNRSTKDVTKASS; translated from the exons ATGGACGTTCGCCGGAGATCTGAAAATCCTGTTTATCCATCTAAGGTCTTTGCCGCCGATGAAAAACCTCtcaaaccccacaaaaatcaacaaCAAGAGGACAACAATACCCTTCTCATTGATGCTTCCGATGCTCTCCCACTTCCTTTGTATCTCACTAATGGCTTGTTTTTCACCATGTTTTTCTCTGTTATGTATTTTCTTCTATCAAGGTGGCGTGAGAAAATCAGGAATTCTACACCTTTACACGTGGTTACGCTTTCTGAATTGGGTGCTATTGTTTCGTTAATCGCTTCTGTCATTTATCTTCTCGGTTTCTTTGGGATTGGGTTTGTTCAGACGTTTGTATCCAGGGGGAATAATGATTCATGGGATGAAAATGATGAGGAATTTCTATTAAAGGAAGATAGTCGTTGTGGACCTGCGACTACTCTTGGCTGTGCACCACCTGCTCGACAAATTGCCCCAATGGCACCACCTCAACCTGCTATGTCTGTAGCAGAGAAACCTGCCCCGTTGATCACACCAGCTTCGTCTGAAGAAGACGAAGAGATAATTAAATCCGTGGTGCAGGGGAAAATCCCATCATACTCATTGGAATCCAAGCTCGGTGATTGTAAGCGCGCTGCTTCGATAAGGAAGGAGGTGATGCAGAGGATTACAGGGAAGTCTCTAGAAGGGCTACCATTGGAAGGATTTAACTATGAATCTATTCTTGGGCAGTGTTGTGAGATGCCAATCGGGTACGTGCAGATACCAGTGGGAATAGCAGGGCCATTGTTGCTCAATGGAAAGGAGTTTTCAGTGCCCATGGCAACCACAGAAGGATGTTTAGTGGCTAGCACCAATAGGGGTTGCAAGGCTATCTATGCTTCTGGTGGTGCTACCTGCATTTTGCTCCGTGATGGGATGACCAGAGCACCATGTGTCAGGTTTGGCACAGCCAAAAGGGCAGCAGAGTTGAAGTTCTTTGTTGAAGATCCCATCAAATTTGAGACACTTGCTAATGTTTTCAACCA GTCAAGCAGATTTGCCAGATTACAAAGAATTCAGTGTGCAATTGCTGGAAAGAATCTGTACATGAGATTTGTATGTAGCACCGGTGATGCAATGGGAATGAACATGGTGTCCAAAGGTGTACAAAATGTTCTTGATTACCTTCAGAATGAATATCCCGACATGGATGTCATCGGCATATCTG GGAACTTTTGCTCGGACAAGAAGCCATCAGCAGTTAATTGGATCGAGGGGAGAGGAAAGTCTGTAGTTTGTGAGGCAATTATCACAGAAGAGGTGGTGAAGAAAGTTCTGAAAACTGAAGTTGCTGCTCTTGTGGAGCTGAACATGCTTAAAAATCTTACTGGCTCTGCCATGGCTGGTGCTCTTGGTGGTTTCAATGCCCATGCCAGCAATATCGTCTCTGCTGTGTTTATAGCCACTGGTCAGGATCCAGCCCAGAACATAGAGAGCTCGCACTGCATCACTATGATGGAGGCTGTAAATGATGGCAAGGACCTCCATATTTCTGTTACAATGCCTTCCATTGAG GTTGGTACCGTTGGAGGTGGAACTCAGCTTGCATCTCAGTCAGCTTGCTTAAACTTGTTAGGAGTGAAAGGTGCCAACAGAGAGGCACCAGGGTCAAATGCAAGGCTCTTGGCCACAGTAGTAGCTGGTTCTGTTCTTGCTGGGGAGCTATCCCTCATGTCGGCTATCTCGGCTGGGCAACTGGTTAATAGCCACATGAAATACAATAGATCTACCAAAGATGTCACCAAGGCATCCTCCTAA